The Bacteroidota bacterium genome includes the window ACCTTCCTGTTTCCGAAGAGCTCGTTTACATCCGCGGCCCGTTGTGTGTCGGTTCCCGCGAGATAGCCGCGCTTGAGGGAAACGTTCTTTCCCAGTTCGACGCGGTAGCCGTTGCCTTCAAGGTATCGTATCCCGCGCGCGAGGGCGTCGTCAGTAGCAGGGGCGCTTGCCGGCGAACAAATGCCGATGACATCCCCCCGTCGCAACGCTCGTGGCTTGATCGTTTTCATGAACGTGCGGAAAGATAGAGAGATTTCGGACGAATATCAACGGAATAGGGTCGCGGGCGGCGGCTGAATTCCAACGGCCGAGCCAAAAAAACGCAGCCTCAAGGCTGCGGCTACCAGGCCCGAGTGACCGGTAGCCGCGACCTTCAGGTCGCGGGGGTGTCCGGGGGTCAATCGACCAGGTTTTTTTCGATCCTCCTGTCCGGGATCAGCCACATAATCGAAACCAGGGAGTACAATGCGAACCCGAACCACGCGTTCACGAAAGTGAGCACGATTCCGGCCGCATAAAACAGAATCGAGATCTTCCCTTTAAAGTCGCTGCCGAGAGCAGTCGCCAGGACGGACTCGCGGCCGTGCAGATGAACCAGAGTTTTTGCCAGGATGAAGTAGGCCACGGCCGCACAGAGAAGGACGACGCCATACAATGCGACGGGCCAGGGTGCAAAGCTATTTTCACCCATCCACGCGGTCACGAACGGAGTCAGCGATAGCCAGAACAGAAGGTGCGCATTAGCCCAGAGAACGCGGCCGTTGACGTGCTTGACCGCCTGGAGCATATGATGGTGGTTGTTCCAATAGATCCCGAGGAAAAGAAAGCTGAAGGCATAGCAGAGAAAGGGAGGTATCAGGGGGCGGAGCACGGAAAGAGTCGCATCCTGGGGCACTTTGAATTCAAGGACCATGATGGTAATGATGATGGCGATGACTCCATCGCTGAACGCCTCCATCCGGCCTTTGGACATGATTACTCCCTCTCACTGAATCTTGATGGCAAAATATACAGAGGAAGGTGCTCCGATGCAACCCGAGGGGAAGGAGGTCAGAGGGGGTTACTTCCGGGGGAAAATAAAAAAGGGCGGCCTGAGCCGCCCCCAGTCGCCCCCAAGAAAATGGCGTTAAATCAAACTTTCCTGATCCGAGATAAAATCGTCGATGGTGTACCGCTGATCCGAGCTCAGGGTCTCAATCGCCGCGTGGTGTTTCAGACGGCGCAGAAACAGTGGAACGAGAAGAAGTCCGGTAAGAAAAGCAGCAAGTGTCCAATGTTTCATGGGCGGCCCTTCGGTTCAGTGGATGCAGATGAAACTTTCGGATTTCCACAATTCAAGAAACACGATTCCGTACCAGGATTGCTTCTCCATCTCGTGGAGGAGTACGCACTCCATATACAACCGCTGTTCGCGGGTAAGCACCTGGAGCTGATATCGACGTTTCATGCACTGATCTCCTGAATTAAAATCACTCCGCTAATTAAATAACAAAGCAAGGAGGAGACTGTGCGTATGGTCACGGGTTGTGGGGGAGGTCACCGGGTAGGGAGGCGCGGAAGGGGCAATCGGCCCAGGTGAGGGATTTATCCCTCCTGTTCGGCACGGATTGAGATATTTTCTCCCCCGGAAATTGTAATGTGGATCACATTCGGCCGGCAGCAGACCGAGCAATCCTCAGTATACGACTGCCTGGGTCCGCCGGAAGGATCGACAGAAATTTCGTTTTCTTCTCCGCAATATGCACATTGGTAGGAACCCGATATGAGGTCTTGCATCGCGTCCAAAAGCGCTTATTGAACGAATTTCATTACATACTCCTCAACAAACCCTACGGCACTCTGTGCCAGTTCACAGGAAACGACGACAGAGAGACGCTTGCCTGGTACGGGCCGTTTCCCACGGACGTCTACCCGGCCGGGCGGCTCGATGCCGACAGCGAGGGGCTCATACTCCTTACGAACGACGGCCGGCTCAAACACAAGCTCCTCGACCCGAAGTTCAGGCATCCGCGCACGTACCTCGTCCAGATCGAAGGTTTGCCTTCTCCCGATGCGCTCGCCCGGTTGGCCAAAGGCGTGACACTCGAGGGCCGGAAGACTCTTCCGGCGGAAGTCAAAAAGCTCGGAGCGGAACCCCCGATCGCCCCCCGCTCCACGCCGATCCGATATCGCAAGAACATACCGGTCACATGGATTCAGATTACATTGAGGGAGGGGAGAAACCGCCAGGTGAGGAAAATGACCGCGGCAGTGGGACATCCTACTCTCCGCCTTGTGCGCATACGCATCGGACGGCTTGAAATCGGAGGTCTGCGCCCGGGTGAACATCGGGCGCTCACGAAGCCGGAAATCGAGAGCCTCCGAAAGGATCTGTTGTAGTACGGGCTCCCGGGGCCCCCCTCAGAGATTGAAAAACTTCAGGTCCTTCCCGGTCCGCAATTTCGTAATATAAATAATCTGCCCCAGGTGCTCCGCGAAATGCTCCACGATGTGCGAGATGGCGTAGAGACAGGTGTGGTCCCATTTCTGAAAGTGTCTCACCTCCAGGAGCCGGGAGAGATCAAATTCCATCAGCACCCGGTCCGCATCGTTGAGCGTCGCTTCGATTCGTTGCAGCAGTTCCGCTTTCGGGATCGGTCCGCGTTCCGAGAATTCTCCGGGACGATCGCGCGCGTAGGTTTCCCCTCCTAATCCCGAAACGATCCATTGCCGGATATTTCCCGAGAGATGAAGGATAAGATTGCCGATGCTGTTGTCCGTCTCATGGGCCCGCCACCAGACGTCGGGTTCATCGAGCGCTTCGAGACAGACCCGGACCCTCGGGAGGAATTCCTTCAGGAGGATCTTGCGGCAATGAGCGATGTGCTCGGCGCCTACCTCCGGGGGTGAAGATCCTTTAATGGGAGTCATAGCAGGTCACTTGAGCAATAGGAATTTTCTGGTCAGGGAAGAATTCGGGCCGGCCGGGTTGCCGGCCGCATTGAGCCTGTAATAATAGACGCCGCTTGCCAGGTTGCTTCCGTCGAAAGTCCTGGTGTAACTCCCGGGGCTCATCTCTCCATCCACGAGCGTTGCGATTTCCCTCCCCAGGAGATCGTACACCTTGAGGGTGACATTGCTGCCCGCTCCTATCTCAAAGGTGATCGTAGTCAGGGGGTTAAACGGATTGGGAAAATTCTGCCGGAGGTCGAAGCGCCCGGGCAGATCCGCCGCCGGGCCCTTTACTCCCGTTACAACCCGGCCTGTATCGGTCAGGAGAACGATGGTACCGTTCCCGCCTACCGCTATTGCCCGGTTCGTGTCCGTAAACGAAACCGCATAGAGATTCTGTCCAGTGCCGCTCGGAATGATCGTCCAATCGTTTCCACCGTCCGTCGTCCGCTTAATGATCCCGCCGCTGCCCACCGCAAATCCGGTATTTGCATCGCTGAAGGAGACAGCATAAAAATAGCTCAGAGTGCCGCTTGTCTGGGGAGACCAGATTGCTCCCCCGTTTGTGGTGCGAAGAATTGTTCCCATCGTCCCGACCGAGGTTCCGTGATTCGGGTCGCTGAAGGAGACGCCATAAAGATAATTCAGCACTCCGCTCGATTGGCCTGGCCAGGTGGCGCCGCCGTCGGTGGTATGGAGGATCGTTCCCCCGCCGCCGACAGCCGTTCCGTTGAGCCCGTCGGTAAATGCGACACCGAGAAGCGGATAGGCTTTGCCGCTGTCCTGTTGGATCCAGGTGGCGCCGCCGTCGGTGGTATGACAGATAAACCCGTGATCTCCGACGGCTGTCCCGGTGGAAGTATCGACGAACGAGACCGCAAACAGCGCGTCCTTTGTCCCGCTTGTCTGGGGAGTCCA containing:
- a CDS encoding CPXCG motif-containing cysteine-rich protein; amino-acid sequence: MQDLISGSYQCAYCGEENEISVDPSGGPRQSYTEDCSVCCRPNVIHITISGGENISIRAEQEG
- a CDS encoding YCF48-related protein, with protein sequence MKKFGSIVSVIAALTILPVHNATAQSIHPSAVAGEIIQLPGEIPLTPGVINLWGVEILHRDTALAVGDAGVIKKSEDGGYTWETQYQAGGTSNILLAVSYVDSLTATAVGANGTILKTIDAGVTWTPQTSGTKDALFAVSFVDTSTGTAVGDHGFICHTTDGGATWIQQDSGKAYPLLGVAFTDGLNGTAVGGGGTILHTTDGGATWPGQSSGVLNYLYGVSFSDPNHGTSVGTMGTILRTTNGGAIWSPQTSGTLSYFYAVSFSDANTGFAVGSGGIIKRTTDGGNDWTIIPSGTGQNLYAVSFTDTNRAIAVGGNGTIVLLTDTGRVVTGVKGPAADLPGRFDLRQNFPNPFNPLTTITFEIGAGSNVTLKVYDLLGREIATLVDGEMSPGSYTRTFDGSNLASGVYYYRLNAAGNPAGPNSSLTRKFLLLK
- a CDS encoding TMEM175 family protein, giving the protein MSKGRMEAFSDGVIAIIITIMVLEFKVPQDATLSVLRPLIPPFLCYAFSFLFLGIYWNNHHHMLQAVKHVNGRVLWANAHLLFWLSLTPFVTAWMGENSFAPWPVALYGVVLLCAAVAYFILAKTLVHLHGRESVLATALGSDFKGKISILFYAAGIVLTFVNAWFGFALYSLVSIMWLIPDRRIEKNLVD
- a CDS encoding DUF1572 family protein; amino-acid sequence: MTPIKGSSPPEVGAEHIAHCRKILLKEFLPRVRVCLEALDEPDVWWRAHETDNSIGNLILHLSGNIRQWIVSGLGGETYARDRPGEFSERGPIPKAELLQRIEATLNDADRVLMEFDLSRLLEVRHFQKWDHTCLYAISHIVEHFAEHLGQIIYITKLRTGKDLKFFNL
- a CDS encoding pseudouridine synthase, which codes for MNEFHYILLNKPYGTLCQFTGNDDRETLAWYGPFPTDVYPAGRLDADSEGLILLTNDGRLKHKLLDPKFRHPRTYLVQIEGLPSPDALARLAKGVTLEGRKTLPAEVKKLGAEPPIAPRSTPIRYRKNIPVTWIQITLREGRNRQVRKMTAAVGHPTLRLVRIRIGRLEIGGLRPGEHRALTKPEIESLRKDLL